In Pseudophryne corroboree isolate aPseCor3 chromosome 2, aPseCor3.hap2, whole genome shotgun sequence, the sequence GACTCAAGGGTCATGTTCCTGCCTCGGAAATATTGGTTATGAAGTGCCGCAGTGATGTAGAAGGTTCctagtgactaaggggtctatttactaagccttgaatggagataaagtcgctggagataaaggccctcattccgagttgttcgctcgcaagctgcttttagcagcattgcacacgctaagccgccgcctactgggagtgaatcttagcttatcaaaattgcgaacgaaagattcgcaatattgcgaaaagacttctctgtgcagtttctgagtagctcgagacttactctgccagtgcgatcagttcagtgcttgtcgttcctggtttgacgtcacaaacacacccagcgttcgcccagacactcctccgtttctccagccactcccgcgtttttcccagaagcggtagcgttttttcacacactcccataaaacgaccagtttccgcccagaaacacccacttcctgtcaatcatactccgatctccagaacgaagaaaaaacctcgtaatgccgtgagtaaaataccaatcttcatagcaaatttacttggcgcagtcgcagtgcgaacattgcgcatgcgcaattagcggaaaatcgctgcgatgcgaaaaaaattaccgcgcgaacaactcggaatgaccaccacagtaccagccaatcagctcctaactgccatgccactggCTGTGTATggaaaaattacatttaggagccgattggctgatacattatatccagcgactttatctccatccaaggcttagtaaatagaccccttagtccttgAATATTGCTGCCTTCTGCAAAATCGGTGCCTCTGATGTGAGTAGGCAGATGATGCTGTTATAGCCTGTAGCTGGATTCAGTGATTTGTGATGTTTATGAACAGTCAGCTCTTAGAGGCAAGGAGCAGATGTTGACGCCTCGCTCTACCAACTTGCTGCATGTTAAAGACAGCGGCAAGATAGTATGACAATATTTTTTTACATAGACCCTATAATACATATAGCTTACGTTACTCATTATTCATTAGCATGTCAAGTTTAACTAAAGTATAGTTAAAATAACAAGGACGTAATGACAAAGCACAGACAAATATGACAGATTTAATGCCATATAATATACTATGCATAACTGGTTACTTGTAGTTACTGACTGTAtgtataaaaatttaaaaaatgttgtcAACTGCAGACCTCATGGGGAAAGTAAACCTTTCTAAAGACCTGCTGAATTTCTTGAATGTCAGACCCAAGGTAGAAACCTATTGGTAACAGGATTCACTTACTGTAGGGGATTTCCTCTGAATTTTTAATTTTCATGCAGATATCCTATTAACAATATTTTAAAGGGGCTAACTTTCAAATTTTATTAGCCTtcacctattttttttattttaaccttcTTTGTGTCTGttttctatttactgtaatgtaatctgATTTTTCAGGAAAAATGATATTGCTTATAGACCTCATTCCTGGCACTCAACAAAATTTATTGAAAATCCGATGGAGACTTTGACTGCACAACTATCAAATTCAAATTTGAACCCTTCCTGGGACCCTAGAAACCATTCCAGGTAATATCTATTGATAATCTCCAAATACATTACATGTTAATctattatatttctcttacgtcctagaggatgctggggtccatattagtaccatggggactcTTGGTGGCTttccccttcccagaggaagataggagtcCCCACCGATAGTCGAAGCCTCTGTctacaggctgtccaaacaggtggtattactggtcccgggatctaccacgttaaaggacccggcagatcgcaaggtggatgctgcgctaaaatccatttacatggcttcaggggctataatgcggcctactatagcctgtgcttggattgctaaagctattgccaggtagtcaatcactctgcaggaggaatcgactacgctggacaaaggtgacgttgatttatttttacgtaatattcaagattctgcagggttcctggtggattccatgaaggacctgggttccatggctgcggggatctcctccatgtccgtctcggctcgcaggggtctctggctgcgcaactggtctgcggacgcagaatccagaaaGTATGTGGAGGGCCTCCCAtataaaggtcaggctctctttggggaggcgctggatgcgtggattgccacggctactgcgggtaagtcaccttttctcccctcagctgcaccggctacgaagaagcctttttcatctaccacgtcacagtcctttcagcccgcgaggcctagaaagaataagccttcgaacactttcttcagaggtggtcgtgctaaaggaaagaagcctgctcccacaggttcccagacccagaagcccgcttctgatacccctaagttctctgcatgacggtggacagctaggcctggaggaaggtcaggtgggtgcaggactccgacagttcagccacgtctgggtgtcgtcgggtctggacccctgggtcctggatatagtgtccagagggtacagactggagtttcaagatcacccgcctcaccgtttcttcaagttaggcttgccagccctgccggcagacaggacaattcttctggaggccatcagaaaattggtggtgtcagaagtcattgttccggtcccacttcagcagtggaacaagggttattattcgaacctttttgtggtaccaaaaccggatggttcggtacggcctattctaaacttaaaatctttgaacccttatctcaaggagatcaaattcaagatggaatctctgagagctgtcatctcaggactgtcggagggtgaattcctggtgtctctggacatcaaggatgcttacctccacattcctatttgggcgccgcatcaagcatatctcaggtttgcgctgatgaacgatcactattagttccaggcgctgccgtttggcctctccacagcaccgatgaTCTTCACcttggtgatggcagagatgatggttctcctccgctaacagagggtgaacataattccatatctggacgatctcctgatcaaggcgtcgtccagggagaggttgttgcggtccatcgcgctcacgacacagctgctcaggaggcacggttggatattaaaccttccaaagtctcatctggagccgacaaggtggctgtctttcctgggaatgatcctcaacacggaagtgcagagggtatttctccctgtggagaaagcgttggtgatttaagcaatggtccgggatgttctaaagcctacccgggtatctgttcatcaatgcatacgacttctggggaagatggttgccgcctacgaggctctgcagtatggcaggtttcatgctcgaccttttcagttggacctattggaccagtggtcgggctctcacctacacatgcacaagaggatacgcctgtctccgaaagccaggatttcactcctctggtggctgcaacttccgcaccttctgagagggagaaggttcggaattcaagactggatctttttaaccacagatgcaagtctaagaggttgggaagcagtcgctcgggggggatggtcggatcaagagtcacttctcccaataaacatcctggaactcagggccatatacaacgcccttctacaggatctggctgttcaggtgcagtcggacaacttgaccacagtggcctacataaaccgacaaggcggaacgaagagcagggctgccatgtcagagttgTCAAAAATCcttatctgggcagaaaggcacacggtggcgatgtcggcaatcttcattccgggtgtagacaactgggaagcagacttcctcagcagacacgatctccatccaggggagtggggcctccatccggaggtgttcaaggaggtaaccggttggtggggggttcctcacatagacatgatggcctcacgcctcaacaagaagctacagaggtactgttccaggtcaagagacccacaggcagtggcggtggacacactggtaacaccgtgggtgttcaagtcagtgtatgtgttccctccacttcctctgattatcAAGGGTTCTTCagatcgtgagaagaacaaaggtcctggcaatcctcattactccggactggctaagaagggctcggtacgcggatctgctggatcttctgctggaagatccacggccttaacctcttcgggaggatctgcttctgcaggggccgttcgcttatcaagacttaccgtggctacgtttgacggaatggcagttgaatgccagatcttagctcggaaaggtatcccgagtgaggtcattcctaacctgatacaggccaggaagggggtaacatctaaacattaccttcgcatttggaagaaatatgtttcttggtgtgaggccaagaagtatccggcggtggagtttcaatgtgTACATTTTcttcttttcctgcaagcagggatgggtatgggactgagattgggctccatcaatgtccagatctcagctttctccatcttcttccaaaaacaattggctgttcttcctgaggttcagacctttttgaaagaggttctgcacatccagcctccctttgtggcgcctacggcaccatgggattatgatgtggtgttgcagttcctacaatctgcttggtttgagcctctacaggaggccgatctcaagtttctcacgtggaaggctgtcatcttgttggccttggcttctgcacgacacgtgtcggagttggggggctttatcttataaaagcctctatctgatcttccatgaggacagggtggaacttaggactcgtccacagttcctgcctaaggttgtgtcagctttccatatcaaccaacctattgtggtgccagtggctactgactaatcaattacttcaaaggtcttggatgtagtgaggactttgaagatttacgtgaagaggtcggctcttcataggaaaagtgactctctgtttgtcctctatgatcccaagaaaattggatgtcctgcttctaagcagtcgatttcgcgctggatcaggttcactatccagcatgcctattccacggcaggattgccgtgtccgaaatctgtaaaggcccactctacttgtaaagtgggctcttcctgggcggctgcccggggtgtctcggcagtacaactctgccgagcagctacttggtctggagcGAACACTTTTGccaggttttacaagttcgatactttggcctctgatgacctcaagtttggtcaagcagtgttgcaggagcctccacgctctccctcccatactgggagctttggtacatccccatggaactaatatggactccagcatcctctaggatgtaagagaaaataggattttggttacctaccggtaaatccttttcttgtagttcatagaggatgttgggcgcctgcccagcgcttcattttcctgcattggttttatggttcagtgttacctggttcctaggtaccgtatatactcgagtataagccgagcccccctctgcttatactcgagtgatgctccaggACCACAATGAAAAGTACCTGCTTGAGGTGGTCGGCGGCAGCAGTGTGAGATATCCCCGGGGTACGCTGCCCTGTCGGATTCCACTGCGCTGGTGACCTGCTCTGCTCTGTATGCTTCCGGGTGAGCGGCGCCCGCAAACCACCACCCACCCCTGTGGAGCCATTTGCTCTATCTGCTTCCGGGTGAGCTAGGTGAGCTGCGCCCGCAACCCCCCGTGGACCGTGCGCCAGAGCAGTTAGCGTCGAGGGGTGCTGATGAGAAGCCGAGATGCCCTCACTAGTTGCAATGCGCACATCCTGATAGTTATAGTTATTGTTGATACCATATTGGTTTTGTTGATTCTCTTTTCCACTTACAGAGCTAGTTTACTGATTTTctttgaaataaatattaaaaaaacatttaaCCTACTGATGCCTCAATTAATGTAATTTTATtggtttctatttttatttttgaaatttaccagtagctgctgcatttcccaccctaggcttaaactcgagtcaataagttttcccagttttttgtggtaaaattaggtgcctcggcttatattcgggtcaacttatactcgagtatatatggtaagttctgcgttatttactgtttcagctgttgctgagttattccggcatgttggccggattctcatgtttgtgtgagctggtatgaatctcgccactatctgtgtaattccttctcttgaagtatgtcgtctcctcgggcacagtttctagactgagtctggtaggaggggcatagagggaggagccagccacactattaaactcttaaagtgccaatggctcctggtgtaccagtctataccccatggtactaatatggaccccagcatcctctacggactacgagaaaaaaaggatttaccgataggtaaccaaaatcctattatatatatatatatatatatatatatatatatatatatatatatactgtatattattttcttTTAATGTGTTAAGCCTCCACCTCTTACAACTAAAAAAATAATTGATATGAAATATATTATACACTCTTTTATGGATGTATGTTTTCTATGtcactgtacagtattttgcaagtCAAAGCTTCTACTCAGTTGTAACAAAGGTATGCATATATAGGTATTCTGATGTTATCCTCCAAGAATTGAAATTGTATAAAACCGTGATTTAATTTTTAAATGttggaaaatattttattttacctcCTAGCAAATGTCAAACATACTGTTTGGGTAGCAAAGATTATCCTTTTTTAGTTATCATTCCAGTTAATTATCATGAGGTTCTATATAGATTTTACAAGTTTTCCCCTGCTACAATCCTATTActagtgttttaaaaaaaatcacaatttacATTTTGATTTTGTATTTTAGTATCATCCATTGGTGGCATAATACAAAAGAAAAACATTTATCattgattattttattttattgataaAGCTGGgggtcctgttttttttttttttttttttttcgtaaaAATGTATTTTTCTGTGCAAAACTAGTTTTAAGATAAGTTCGTTTCACACATGAAAATGTATAAAAATTGATTTCTAGAAAAAAATGAGCTTTGTAAGATAATATTGAaattgttgcatttacaccttttaAGAAGCTCCTTTAAATCAAATCCGTAGCTAAGCTACAAATACCTGGCCAGATACACGTAAATGTGGTTATGTCAGTATTTTCCTGTTTTCAAACAATATAGCACTAAAAATCTAGTATTGATAGGATGAAGATGCCCTACAGTATGTGTAGTGTGTCCCAGCAGATAGAATCCCACCAGGCAACCACTCTAACCCACTCTAGCTAGGAAAACATCCCAGTCAAACAAACTATATCTGTACTGAGTTTTCTGCTGATTATTAGACATCATTTAATAAAACTTGTAAATGCATAAGTGCAATGTAAAGCAATATATGTTCCTGTGACACATCCATCATTGTCTGCCTTTGCTGTGAGTAATGCTAGATCAAACATTAAtctctttatttttctttttttttttgtccataGCTCTTCATCTCATGACTTATCCAACTCTTGGGACCAAACCAACTTGCAGAGAAGTTCTGGACATTTCAGCTCAATGGGTAGTATGGACAGTATTGACCAAACCTACCAAACAGGAAGACTTTCTTCTGCCAAATCTAATAACAGCATAGATTATTTAGGTAACCAAAGTCAGAGGGATTCAGCATATGGTTCTTTTTATACCAGTTTCATCACACCAGATCAAACCATATCTAAAACTGCTTCTGCTTCAACTGAAAATTTATTGTGTAAAATCAATGAAAGGGACCATCCAAATCCAGGACATCGTAAGTCTGGCCAGCTCTTACAGGAGATTGGAGTAGTGGATAATAGACAGGAATATCAGTCTCCTTCTACATTCTATGAGAGTAGTAAGCCACAACGAACAGATGATAGCACTGATTCAAGGCATTCCGGGCGATCAAACTTTGGACCAGTCTGGTATGTTCCTGATAAGAAGAAGACAACTTCTTCACCTCCTCCTCCGCCTCCTCCGCTTCGCAGTGACAGCTATGCCATTACTAAAACCCATGAGAAAACTGCACCTTCACACACAGAATTGACAAGCACACCGCACTTTAATGTTGCAAACCGATCTAATTCAAGAACTGAATGGAATTCAGAAATTGCAGATTATCAACAAAACCTTGTTAGACTACCAGATAGGAGCCTAGTAGATATGAGGCACATCAGCAATTCTACCTACCGGTCTGAGATCAATTTGGATCAAGTAGTACCCTATCAAGACAAATACCAGAACAATGCACCCAACTCCAATAGATTACAATTGTCGCAGTCCACCAGTGATGTGCGTTTTGCACAACCTTCTTATAGTTACCATCACCAACGTCAGTATAGTGATGAAAGCACTTTCTTTAAAAATACAAAAGCCTCAACATCCATTAAAGCACAACCACAACAAGTTGCCTTTTATTCTGGAAATCGTGAGTTGGTAAATGACCCAACACTTGTTTACAATACACATAGGTCAAGAGTTTCTAGCTCTTCTGAAAGCAATACTGGGGGAAAGGTAAAGGGAGACAGTAATAGACAGAGCTGTAGTAACAGTGCAGGTTCAAAACAGCCACCTCAGGGAACAGTTTCTCAACATCAGTGTAGGGAAGAGTATGGTAATGTAGATATTTTATCTAATAGAAGACCAATTCCGCAAGACAGTGCTGCCCTGGATATCAATTACTGTCTACCTCAGCAGCACAGCCTAACATCACCAGAAAACAGGCAGAAGTACAGTCCAAAAATGGCCGATAGAAAAGACGGTCACCTGAGTAATAATGAACGAAAAAATCTGGATTATTGTGAGGGTCAATATAACAATCAGAATTTTGCCCAGCCCGAGATTTCAAGCAAAGCTGTGTCGGGCAGTAAATACAGGTCTCATCAGAAAGATTATTCCTGGACTGAAGAAGAAGAGAGCAGAATAACACCCCAGATTACACCTATGTTGCATTCTTTATCTCAAGAAGGAAGAAATCAATTATCTCAAGAAGGAAGAAATCAATCAGTTAGCTCCCCAGATACCACTGAAAAACAACCATTCTCAGAATCAGGTAAACAGTCTCGAAGGAGTGACCGCTTTGCAACTACTCTGAGAAATGAAATTCAACAAAGGCGGGCTCGTCTGCAGAAAAGCAAAAGTACAGCAGCTTTGACAGAGTCAAATGAAGGGGAACATTCAGAAAACTGGAACCATGATTCTATGGAAAGTATGAATCCTTCATCTGATGGGTCTTTTTCAAGCACATACAAGAACCATTTAAAGGAGGCCCAAGCTAGAGTTCTAAGGGCTACCTCTTTCAAGCGTCGAGATCTAGAACCTGGACTTATTGATCCTTCATTGTCTCCAGAACCGAGAAATCAGGTCTATAACATTTCAAAGCCAGGTTTTCCTCCAGATGTCACTTCCAACCCTTATGATCTGGTTCAACCAAAGCAATATACATCAGAAAGCAGCTCCCAAATTATATCACGCATTGGGGGCAGAAAAAGGTTTACAGCACAGCAAAAACTGAAGTCTTACTCTGAGCCTGAAAATATGAACGAAGTTGGAATATATGAGGATACTCCCCATTTACAAAAGTCAAATGCATCCCAAGGAGCTGTTGGATCTTTTGCAGACAGATGGAAGTTCTTTGAGGAGACAAGCAAGTATACACCGCCAGGACCTGCTCCAAAAGTTATTCCTCATAGTTTTTCTGAAGAAAAATATGAGACCCAAAACGTAAACGATTATGAAAAAGAACCCCAAGATTCAGGGCACGATAAGAGGTCTCGGGCTGCGTCTTTAGGACTTGACCAGCTATCGAATAGGGAAAAGAATCCTACAGTTCGATCTGACAAGGTTCGTTATAAAGCTACTGATAATATTATAACAGACCAGCCTCAGAGATTAGGGACTTTTGCAGAATACCAAGCATCTTGGAAAGAACAGAAAAAAACGCTAGAAAGGAAGAATTCTGGAAGATGTCACTCAGCTGATAACATTCTTGATGCTGGGATTGAGCAGAGTCAAAAATCACAATACAATCATGAAAGGTCCAGATCATCTCCTACGACCGATTTCTATGCACAGGTGAGCTTCTGAAATCTGTGCGTTTTACAAATTTCAAAGTATATTATTTAGTTGGTGGTGAATGTGAATATATTTTTATCCAGTTATGATGAAGCTACAGTAAGGCTTATTAAATATGTTTGGTAAAATAGCTGGAGATCAGTTCAGATCCAAATGTCCAGGTTAAATAAAAGTGACATTTTTAAATGACGCTTAATTATATAGTTTGAAACTGAATAGTAAATAGCGTTCTTTCAAATATAAACTTAGCTGGCACCTTACAAGTTGAGAATCAGGTATGAGTATTTGTAACAAGCCCTTTTTTCAATACTTTTTTAGTGTCCGTACCGATATAATTGCATATAATTGTTACTGGGCCACATTTAGAGGTGTACGCAAAACCGTTAGTTTGCGTACATCTCCCATGTTATTAgatatgcgcatgtgcagatctgtgtCTTCAAGGTCGCTCGCAGTGCCCCCTCAGAACCATCCTGATTGAAAGACTGTTGCCAATTGTTGCTTGAAAAGGTTGGAGACGGCCAGCATTTCAGAAAACGAGGGCATGTAAAACCTTTTTTTCTAGGCATGCCAAGGTGAGTTTATGCATCCTTGGACGCAGCTTCACAGGCCCTGGCTGCATGAAAGCATCGTCCATCCTACCGATGTTCATATAGAGTGATCTGATCCTGCACCTTCAGACATAGCAGCGATCACAAAAGCCTGCAGGAGGCCTGAAGATGCCTCCTggggcattagcatattttagcatagctgctgcgtacaaagatgcaACATCTGTGCTAAcacttccatctctgaatcaggcccacacttGCAGGTTCCATTAAATTtcgttttagcactttctatctttGCCTTTATAAAGTAGATTTCCAACTGAATAGTACAATTTATAAATACTTGTGACCCACAGAGCGAGATAATTAGCAATCGTTTATCTACTGTCAAATACCTTTGCTGCGAGAGGTATGTGGCTGAGGTGAGAACTGAACCCACAACT encodes:
- the SHROOM2 gene encoding protein Shroom2 isoform X2 encodes the protein MSGTVLASTMESLETRGGQDRFVPDVLRTPPSLDQGQNMMMERKVVEGCRLVDVFLTGGAPWGFTLKGGKEHGELLIITKVEEGSKAADTLMAGDEIVNINDIPLSGYRQEAICLVKGSHKTLKMIVKRKNDIAYRPHSWHSTKFIENPMETLTAQLSNSNLNPSWDPRNHSSSSSHDLSNSWDQTNLQRSSGHFSSMGSMDSIDQTYQTGRLSSAKSNNSIDYLGNQSQRDSAYGSFYTSFITPDQTISKTASASTENLLCKINERDHPNPGHRKSGQLLQEIGVVDNRQEYQSPSTFYESSKPQRTDDSTDSRHSGRSNFGPVWYVPDKKKTTSSPPPPPPPLRSDSYAITKTHEKTAPSHTELTSTPHFNVANRSNSRTEWNSEIADYQQNLVRLPDRSLVDMRHISNSTYRSEINLDQVVPYQDKYQNNAPNSNRLQLSQSTSDVRFAQPSYSYHHQRQYSDESTFFKNTKASTSIKAQPQQVAFYSGNRELVNDPTLVYNTHRSRVSSSSESNTGGKVKGDSNRQSCSNSAGSKQPPQGTVSQHQCREEYGNVDILSNRRPIPQDSAALDINYCLPQQHSLTSPENRQKYSPKMADRKDGHLSNNERKNLDYCEGQYNNQNFAQPEISSKAVSGSKYRSHQKDYSWTEEEESRITPQITPMLHSLSQEGRNQLSQEGRNQSVSSPDTTEKQPFSESGKQSRRSDRFATTLRNEIQQRRARLQKSKSTAALTESNEGEHSENWNHDSMESMNPSSDGSFSSTYKNHLKEAQARVLRATSFKRRDLEPGLIDPSLSPEPRNQVYNISKPGFPPDVTSNPYDLVQPKQYTSESSSQIISRIGGRKRFTAQQKLKSYSEPENMNEVGIYEDTPHLQKSNASQGAVGSFADRWKFFEETSKYTPPGPAPKVIPHSFSEEKYETQNVNDYEKEPQDSGHDKRSRAASLGLDQLSNREKNPTVRSDKVRYKATDNIITDQPQRLGTFAEYQASWKEQKKTLERKNSGRCHSADNILDAGIEQSQKSQYNHERSRSSPTTDFYAQGVIADSKKQPASERENSESDLLSHCSSGSSREESSGRIVETEDKRDLSAVKEDTAYDNKWKVASKPVSEVPDALNVSQQSRARSGTLPSDYRFVNDNVRLGNRDIGYSAVPLSETPSSNKNSSQSEEGYQRQEPAPVSKKRGPAPQRPPPPKLDKYWRLSGSTSSLAASTESLLTTAQGKSALSQSPGTLDLIKHQTSPVRNPGVPSDKHLHVHSQNQQLSGSSENVSQFLEKKNISTETEVSSKPYLQKPAMEPSRSPSPQFAPQKLTDKPPLLVQNENKARIERVIDNTKVKMVPIKIVHSESHAEKESRNNLLSAIEPLALPTGLAKDQLKTLSTPEQSYSRFCAYTRHGPDPEDQFRATESQPPLEFVESTQESAVSSLSAVNAKSKDLIYADLKSEELMREIVGKDKSLADILGPNGKMMTTMDLMEGIFTKDENLLEEAQQRRKLNPKVPSPRPPDEKKEDQNMAAISLTTSSTYYSTSAAKAELLIKMKDMQEQQHTEESSEDEMDHNLFEKKQELIDSISKKLQVLREARETLLEDIQCNNALGEEVEVIVKEVCKPNEFDKFRMFIGDLEKIVNLLLSLSGRLARVENALNNLDETASPEERRTLVEKRKLLTRQHEDAKELKENLDRRERTVFDILASYLNEENLADYEHFVKMKSALILEQRELEDKIKLGEEQLKCLTDSLPSERIK
- the SHROOM2 gene encoding protein Shroom2 isoform X1 codes for the protein MSGTVLASTMESLETRGGQDRFVPDVLRTPPSLDQGQNMMMERKVVEGCRLVDVFLTGGAPWGFTLKGGKEHGELLIITKVEEGSKAADTLMAGDEIVNINDIPLSGYRQEAICLVKGSHKTLKMIVKRKNDIAYRPHSWHSTKFIENPMETLTAQLSNSNLNPSWDPRNHSSSSSHDLSNSWDQTNLQRSSGHFSSMGSMDSIDQTYQTGRLSSAKSNNSIDYLGNQSQRDSAYGSFYTSFITPDQTISKTASASTENLLCKINERDHPNPGHRKSGQLLQEIGVVDNRQEYQSPSTFYESSKPQRTDDSTDSRHSGRSNFGPVWYVPDKKKTTSSPPPPPPPLRSDSYAITKTHEKTAPSHTELTSTPHFNVANRSNSRTEWNSEIADYQQNLVRLPDRSLVDMRHISNSTYRSEINLDQVVPYQDKYQNNAPNSNRLQLSQSTSDVRFAQPSYSYHHQRQYSDESTFFKNTKASTSIKAQPQQVAFYSGNRELVNDPTLVYNTHRSRVSSSSESNTGGKVKGDSNRQSCSNSAGSKQPPQGTVSQHQCREEYGNVDILSNRRPIPQDSAALDINYCLPQQHSLTSPENRQKYSPKMADRKDGHLSNNERKNLDYCEGQYNNQNFAQPEISSKAVSGSKYRSHQKDYSWTEEEESRITPQITPMLHSLSQEGRNQLSQEGRNQSVSSPDTTEKQPFSESGKQSRRSDRFATTLRNEIQQRRARLQKSKSTAALTESNEGEHSENWNHDSMESMNPSSDGSFSSTYKNHLKEAQARVLRATSFKRRDLEPGLIDPSLSPEPRNQVYNISKPGFPPDVTSNPYDLVQPKQYTSESSSQIISRIGGRKRFTAQQKLKSYSEPENMNEVGIYEDTPHLQKSNASQGAVGSFADRWKFFEETSKYTPPGPAPKVIPHSFSEEKYETQNVNDYEKEPQDSGHDKRSRAASLGLDQLSNREKNPTVRSDKVRYKATDNIITDQPQRLGTFAEYQASWKEQKKTLERKNSGRCHSADNILDAGIEQSQKSQYNHERSRSSPTTDFYAQGVIADSKKQPASERENSESDLLSHCSSGSSREESSGSFLSKLTVSIQSPTSELSCSLSEPLRIVETEDKRDLSAVKEDTAYDNKWKVASKPVSEVPDALNVSQQSRARSGTLPSDYRFVNDNVRLGNRDIGYSAVPLSETPSSNKNSSQSEEGYQRQEPAPVSKKRGPAPQRPPPPKLDKYWRLSGSTSSLAASTESLLTTAQGKSALSQSPGTLDLIKHQTSPVRNPGVPSDKHLHVHSQNQQLSGSSENVSQFLEKKNISTETEVSSKPYLQKPAMEPSRSPSPQFAPQKLTDKPPLLVQNENKARIERVIDNTKVKMVPIKIVHSESHAEKESRNNLLSAIEPLALPTGLAKDQLKTLSTPEQSYSRFCAYTRHGPDPEDQFRATESQPPLEFVESTQESAVSSLSAVNAKSKDLIYADLKSEELMREIVGKDKSLADILGPNGKMMTTMDLMEGIFTKDENLLEEAQQRRKLNPKVPSPRPPDEKKEDQNMAAISLTTSSTYYSTSAAKAELLIKMKDMQEQQHTEESSEDEMDHNLFEKKQELIDSISKKLQVLREARETLLEDIQCNNALGEEVEVIVKEVCKPNEFDKFRMFIGDLEKIVNLLLSLSGRLARVENALNNLDETASPEERRTLVEKRKLLTRQHEDAKELKENLDRRERTVFDILASYLNEENLADYEHFVKMKSALILEQRELEDKIKLGEEQLKCLTDSLPSERIK